In Fluviispira sanaruensis, a genomic segment contains:
- a CDS encoding DMT family transporter, translating into MSFLFFLAVLNGMIINVNRLINGQLSTKVGALKASFWNHIVGFIFLTIIVFILGDWFLINENIPKFAYLGSVFGAFFGAINSYVILRIGAMNTTILIICGQIITAILLDIQLSGKYPSYMQITGIIFILFAVYLSKVQRFSINWNHFKKAQ; encoded by the coding sequence ATGAGTTTTCTATTTTTTTTGGCTGTTTTAAATGGCATGATAATAAACGTAAATAGACTTATAAACGGGCAATTAAGTACAAAAGTAGGAGCATTAAAAGCATCGTTTTGGAATCATATTGTTGGTTTTATTTTTTTGACAATTATTGTTTTCATATTAGGCGATTGGTTTTTAATAAATGAGAACATACCCAAATTTGCATATTTAGGTAGTGTCTTCGGAGCTTTTTTTGGAGCCATAAATAGTTATGTTATTCTTCGTATTGGCGCTATGAATACAACTATTTTAATTATATGTGGACAAATAATCACAGCTATACTTTTAGATATTCAACTTTCAGGAAAATACCCTTCATATATGCAAATCACTGGGATTATATTTATTTTATTTGCAGTTTATTTATCGAAAGTACAGCGATTCAGTATAAATTGGAATCATTTTAAAAAAGCGCAATAA
- the map gene encoding type I methionyl aminopeptidase: protein MILQNDDELKKLQKIGTIVADTLVFMMKSVEVGMTTQELDEMGGTFLKKFGAVSAPKLTYNFPGYTCISLNHEIAHGIPSQKKIMAGDLINIDVSAELNGFFADTGGSFSVGIKTPQNERLCSATVEAMYAGINATKSGEKLSAIGKSVEKIARKYKYSIIENLGSHGVGKALHEEPKYISSTFDPKEKRILKKGMVITVEPFLSTGEIYAEESKDGWTLFIKKQHKAAQFEHTIVVTDGEPIILTRPSADAFF from the coding sequence ATGATATTACAAAATGACGATGAATTAAAAAAATTACAAAAAATCGGAACAATAGTAGCTGATACACTTGTTTTTATGATGAAAAGTGTTGAAGTAGGAATGACCACACAAGAACTTGACGAAATGGGCGGAACATTTCTTAAAAAATTTGGTGCCGTCTCAGCACCTAAATTAACATACAATTTCCCAGGCTACACATGCATTTCATTAAACCATGAAATTGCACATGGTATCCCATCGCAAAAGAAAATAATGGCTGGAGATTTAATTAACATCGATGTTTCTGCTGAATTAAATGGATTTTTTGCCGATACAGGCGGGTCTTTTAGTGTTGGTATAAAAACTCCTCAAAATGAAAGACTGTGCAGCGCAACAGTGGAAGCAATGTATGCAGGAATAAATGCGACTAAAAGTGGAGAAAAGTTATCCGCCATAGGAAAATCAGTGGAAAAAATTGCCCGCAAATATAAATATTCGATTATTGAAAATTTAGGTAGTCATGGTGTTGGGAAAGCATTGCATGAAGAACCAAAATATATATCATCGACCTTCGATCCAAAAGAAAAAAGAATATTAAAAAAAGGAATGGTCATAACGGTAGAACCCTTTCTCTCAACTGGTGAAATTTATGCTGAAGAAAGTAAAGATGGCTGGACATTGTTTATAAAAAAACAACATAAAGCGGCTCAATTTGAACATACGATCGTTGTTACTGATGGTGAACCTATAATATTAACTCGTCCATCAGCAGACGCATTTTTTTAA
- a CDS encoding GNAT family N-acetyltransferase produces MENLIDLCENTVKEKFFYIPQFLNDCSVEIYEGFKITKSPYISSMFNIAWLNNINPVHLESSLNKLINHFKPNPFALWIGPNSTPKQINEILQNLGFVKEASETGMTYAFNQINNSFNSANIKELYDEILNSNIIKEINDENSMKFFISVLENYDPEARKYYLKIANELGFKDNKPYRFFYHEADGCSTCIASLFFKDEICGIFDVLTHDNYRNQGHASKMMKYLLNFAKEHGAKYMGLTASSPEAVSIYKKLGFIEMGEYDCYEYKR; encoded by the coding sequence ATGGAAAATCTAATTGATTTATGCGAAAATACTGTCAAAGAAAAATTTTTCTACATACCACAATTCTTAAATGATTGCTCAGTTGAAATCTACGAAGGCTTTAAAATTACAAAATCACCTTATATAAGTTCCATGTTTAATATAGCTTGGTTAAATAACATCAATCCTGTTCATCTCGAGTCTTCTCTTAATAAATTGATAAATCATTTTAAACCAAATCCTTTTGCCTTGTGGATTGGCCCCAATTCGACTCCTAAACAAATAAATGAAATTTTACAAAATTTAGGCTTTGTCAAAGAAGCAAGTGAAACAGGTATGACATATGCCTTTAATCAAATAAATAACTCATTTAATTCAGCCAATATAAAAGAATTATACGATGAAATTTTAAATTCCAATATCATTAAAGAAATCAACGATGAAAATAGTATGAAGTTTTTTATTAGTGTACTCGAGAATTATGATCCAGAAGCGCGAAAGTATTATTTAAAAATTGCCAATGAATTGGGTTTCAAAGATAATAAGCCATATCGCTTTTTTTACCATGAAGCGGATGGCTGTTCAACATGTATTGCATCGCTCTTTTTTAAAGATGAAATCTGTGGCATATTTGATGTTCTTACTCATGATAATTATAGAAATCAGGGGCATGCTTCAAAGATGATGAAATATCTTCTCAATTTTGCGAAAGAACATGGGGCAAAATATATGGGTCTCACAGCGTCTTCACCAGAAGCAGTAAGCATATATAAAAAATTAGGCTTTATTGAAATGGGTGAATATGATTGCTATGAATATAAACGTTAA
- a CDS encoding DMT family transporter, whose translation MFLALFCGVLLALMVTSNSLLALNTNAIFASWFAHGIGACVILTIFLFSFVMQFKKDKTQKVTKNIKWWLYLGGVVGAFVVILSSLVINKGLSLSAAISLILVGQILFGMFSDSIGLFGTIKRKILLKDFIVIVLVLAGSY comes from the coding sequence ATTTTTTTAGCACTTTTTTGTGGTGTTCTGCTAGCATTGATGGTCACATCAAATAGTTTGCTTGCTCTAAATACAAATGCAATCTTTGCATCATGGTTTGCGCATGGAATAGGTGCATGCGTCATTTTAACAATCTTTCTATTTTCCTTTGTTATGCAATTTAAAAAAGATAAGACTCAAAAAGTTACAAAAAATATTAAATGGTGGCTTTATTTGGGTGGTGTGGTAGGGGCTTTCGTAGTTATTCTTTCTTCGCTTGTTATAAATAAGGGGCTTTCCCTCTCTGCAGCAATTTCACTTATCCTAGTGGGGCAAATTTTATTTGGCATGTTTTCAGACAGTATAGGCCTATTTGGAACAATAAAGAGAAAAATTCTGTTGAAAGATTTCATTGTTATTGTTCTTGTTTTAGCTGGGAGTTATTAA